A window of Macrotis lagotis isolate mMagLag1 chromosome X, bilby.v1.9.chrom.fasta, whole genome shotgun sequence contains these coding sequences:
- the LOC141497492 gene encoding olfactory receptor 1f45-like, protein MDGGNQSSISEFILLGLSNQPKQERLLFFLFLVMYLITVLWNMLIILAVRIDSHLHTPMYFFLSNLSLVDICFTTSTIPKMLVNHISGNKAISYSKCLTQVFFFSWFAGLDSIILASMAYDRYVAICAPLHYTTIMTPKVCVCLVAICWFWACIDALIHTFSLTRLSFCGHNKIPHFFCDLSVVIRLACSDTFLNDLMIYTVGGLTAVMPFIGILISYTRIFVAVLKIQSAHRKQKAFNTCGSHIAVVCLFYGTIIGVYFNPSSSHTAQKDTTSAVMYTVVTPMLNPFIYSLRNNDMKGALRMLFTRKLGLSL, encoded by the coding sequence ATGGATGGAGGAAACCAATCAAGCATCTCCGAATTCATCCTACTGGGTCTTTCAAACCAGCCTAAACAGGAGAGGCTTCTGTTTTTCCTGTTTTTGGTTATGTACCTGATCACAGTGCTATGGAACATGCTCATCATTTTGGCCGTTAGAATTGACTCCCACCTTCATACTCCCATGTATTTCTTCCTTAGCAATTTGTCCCTTGTTGACATCTGCTTCACAACCAGCACAATCCCCAAGATGTTGGTTAACCATATATCAGGAAATAAAGCAATTTCTTACAGCAAGTGTCTGACCCAAGTGTTCTTCTTCAGCTGGTTTGCCGGATTGGATAGCATCATCCTTGCCTCCATGGCTTATGACCGCTATGTGGCTATCTGTGCTCCACTACATTATACCACAATCATGACTCCAAAAGTTTGTGTCTGTCTTGTAGCAATCTGCTGGTTTTGGGCCTGTATTGATGCCCTGATTCACACCTTCTCCTTGACCCGACTTTCATTCTGTGGTCACAATAAAATACCTCATTTCTTCTGTGATCTCAGTGTGGTGATAAGGTTGGCCTGCTCAGATACCTTCCTTAATGACTTGATGATCTACACAGTAGGAGGACTGACCGCTGTAATGCCCTTTATTGGCATCCTTATTTCCTACACCCGTATATTTGTTGCTGTCCTGAAGATACAGTCTGCTCATAGGAAACAGAAAGCTTTCAATACTTGTGGTTCCCACATTGCTGTTGTCTGTCTCTTCTATGGAACAATTATTGGAGTATACTTCAACCCCTCCTCCAGTCATACAGCTCAAAAGGACACAACATCAGCAGTGATGTACACTGTAGTCACTCCCATGCTGAACCCTTTCATTTACAGCCTAAGAAACAATGATATGAAAGGAGCCTTGAGGATGCTCTTCACAAGAAAACTAGGTCTTTCTCTATGA